Part of the Pseudomonas baltica genome is shown below.
ATCACCTCGACCCATGCGCTGGCGGTGGCATCGACGATGCAATGGTTGCCCTTCACAGGGGGGCTGGTGGTCATTGCCATCGGCATCGTTTTTGGTAATCGGCTGCCGGCCGGGGCGCTGTTGATTCCTTTGGCACTCGGTGCCGTCTTGCAATTGACCGGCGTCCTGCACATCGCCCTGCCGGGCTGGTTCACCGCACTGGCCATGGCCGCCATCGGAGGCTATGTGGGCCTGCGCTTCGACCGCCCGACGGTGCTCTATGTGCTCAAGCGTCTGCCGACCATGATCTGCTGTTCGATGCTGCTGATTGCCGTAAGTGCTGCGCTGGCATATGTCATCGCGCTGCTGCTGCACAAGGACTATCTGTCGGTGTATCTGGCCACCAGCCCCGGTGGCCTGGACTCGATGGCGATCATCGCGGTGGACAGCCAGGCCGACGTGAGCCTGGTGCTGGCGATGCAGGCGCTACGCTTGTTCACGGTGATTCTGGTGGGGCCGTTTCTGGTCAAATGGGTGATCGAGCGGGTCAGCCGGCTGGCTTGAAGCGCAGCGTTTCACCTGCGCTGCAGTGTTGCCAGCCCCTGCACCACTTGCTGGGCCAGCGCGGGCGTATCGACACCGATCACCCGCCCGCCCTGCTTGAGCATCCGCCCATCGGCGATCACCGTGTCCACGGCGCTGGGCGTTGCCGACTGCACGACGCTGGCATAGGGATCGAGCACCGGCAGCATGCCCAGCCCGCGAGGATCGATGAGGGTCAGGTCGGCGCGCTTGCCCGGTGTGACCGAGCCGATCTGCGCCCCCAGGCCCATGGCGTCGGCGCCGCCCTGTGTGGCCCAGAACAGCACGTCGCGGGCCGTGAGAAGTTGCTCGTTGGCGCTGCTGCCAATGGCCAGATTCAGTAGCGTCTGCATGACCATGAACAGGTTGGCGTTGCCGCTGAGTACCAGAGTGTCGATACCCAGAGTCACCGGGATCTTTGCTTCGTGCAACGCGGCCACCGGCGCCAGGCCGTAGCCGACGCGCATCTCGGTCAGGGGCGTGAGGCACACCGAAGCGCCGCTGTGGACGATGGTGCGCAGGTCCTCGGCGTCGGCATGAGTGGCGTGCACCAGTTG
Proteins encoded:
- a CDS encoding AbrB family transcriptional regulator, coding for MSVDVDHSWLGRLPAPTQWALLVLCAAGAGQLLASMQVPAGRFLGPMVAAIAFALSGCTVRLPKVAFQGGQSVIGLMAAHSITTGVLVALTQAWPEMIFATVSTIALSLTVGLAMAHFGDLPGTTAIWGSTPGAASAMISMGEQYGADGRVVAAMQYVRVVCVVVCGALVSHFMGITSTHALAVASTMQWLPFTGGLVVIAIGIVFGNRLPAGALLIPLALGAVLQLTGVLHIALPGWFTALAMAAIGGYVGLRFDRPTVLYVLKRLPTMICCSMLLIAVSAALAYVIALLLHKDYLSVYLATSPGGLDSMAIIAVDSQADVSLVLAMQALRLFTVILVGPFLVKWVIERVSRLA